ATCATAAAAGTAGTCATGGAGAGGCTGATTGGGAATTGGGCGGGGTGGTGTAGAAAAATTGTTAAATTATAtgctttatttaagaaaaaaaaaaaaaaaactcttttaatgGCATCCCCAGTGAAATTATTCTGAGGGAGAGACAAGCTTGGGTGATGTGATCTGGGGAGTTTCCAGGGCAGCCCTCACCCAAAAGTGCAGGATAGAGACCCGACAGTGCTGAGCTCTTTTGGGTTGGCCGACCACCAGGTGGGCCCTGAGATGTTCAACACAGATGGAACTCATATATACCCTCCTTGGGAGCAGAGGGTAACTGGAGACCACTGGAAGGAATGCCTAGCCATCCTCTCTGtcatctgtctttctctttctactcctagaaactagaagagCTGCTCATCAAAACCAAGAAGGAGAAGCCCACCTTCATTCCTTACTTCATCTGTGCCTGTAAAGAGCTGCCTGGCAAATTCCTGCTAGGCTACCAACCCCGGGGCAAGCCCAGGTGAGTGCCAGAATAGCTGGAGGGAGAAGGGAGCTTGGCTGCTGGGCCAGGTGTGCTTTTTTGGTCCTGTCTTGCCGTGTGTGCACATAACCAGGCTGAATTCTCAGGGACAGACCTCATGGGAGGAGGAGGGCTGCCTTTTTGATCCATGGCCACTGTCCCCAGTGTGTGCTGAGaaccttcccctccccacccctcccaATGCTGCCCGCCTGTCATGAGGCTTGTGTCTCCTGGTGCCTAATGGGTTGTGTCTCTGCCAACTCCAGGATAGAATACGTGAGTGTGACTCCAGAAGGTTTCCGGTACCGAGGCCAAGTCTTCCCCACTGTGAATGGCCTCTTCCGCTGGTTTAAGGACCATTACCAAGACCCTGTGCCAGGTGagtcctccctcttcccccctgcAGGACCCCACTCTTGCCACCCAGGCAAAGGTCCTCCACTCCCATTGAGCTAAGACTCGGGGCTGGGGGACAGAATTCCACCCAGCCCCCAATCCGGCGAAAGCTCGAAGCTGATTTTTTACTCAAACCCTGCCCTCCCCCAGGCATCACACCCAGCAGCAGCAGTAGGACGAGAACGCCGGCCTCCATCAACGCCACCCCTGCCAACATCAACCTCGCAGGTAATGGTGGTCCCGATATTGGGCAGCGGGATAGAAGAGGAGAGGACAAAGCATCTTTTCTCAACCTGACCTCTCACTCGCTTCCACAGATCTCACCAGAGCAGTGAATGCCCTGCCTCAGAACATGACCTCACAGATGTTCAGTGCCATTGCTGCTGTGACTGGCCAAGGACAGAACCCCAATGCCACCCCTGCCCAGTGGGCCTCCAGCCAGTATGGCTACGGCGGCAGCGGAGGTGGAAGCAGTGCTTACCATGTAAGTGGTTCGGGGCTGGGTCCCAGGCCCCGCAGAGCACACCTTTCATGCCCCATGCACCCCGTGGCCAGGAACTATCCCAGAGCGACCATGACTGGAGTTCCTCACCATTGCCCCATCCAGGCCTTTTGGTAGGGAGATTGGGGGCTTCCTTGGGGGGGATTATATGGTAGGAAGAAGTCTCAGCATCTCACTGACCTCTACAGGGTCAGGCTCTGGGTAAGGGCCCGGGATTGGGATCTCATTGTGCTGGTTGGAACCTGCTCTGCAGCTTATGGCCTTGGGGAGCAGCACGTCTTCAGCATCTTGCTCTCTTTTTTGCCCCTTGCTTTGTGATCTAAGCCAGGCTGTCCTGTAACCGACGTTTCTGCTTCTCTCTTCACCAAGGTGTTCCCGACCCCGGCCCAGCAACCCGTGGCCACGCCACTGATGACGCCCAGCTATTCATACACAACCCCCAGCCAGCCCATCACCACGCCCCAGTATCACCAGCTGCAAGCCAACACCACCCCACAGTCCacccaggcccaggcccagccCCAGCCATCCTCAAGCTCACGGCACCGGCAGCAGCCAAAGTAAGTCCACGGGACTGAGAGCATTTGGGGAAGGCGGGTATCCCCGGGGGGAGATGAGCCTCCCATTAGGCTGGATCGATGCCTTCTATTGACCCGGGGATGGAGGGGGCAAAAGAGTAAGTTCGCCTGCTGGCGAGTCCGCCCTGTGCTGTGCCTTCCTTAAAGGGGAGAGGGTCCTGACGGTTACCAGGGAAGAACTATGGATGGGCAGCCCTGACCCTTGCTTCTCTGGCATCTAGGTCCAACAGCCATGCTGCCATCGACTGGGGCAAGATGGCAGAGCAGTGGCTGCAAGAGAAGGAGGCGGAGCGTCGGAAACAGAAGCAGCGGCTCACGCCTCGGCCCTCCCCCAGCCCCATGATCGAGAGCACCCCCATGTCCATCGCCGGCGACGCCACGCCGCTGCTGGATGAGATGGACCGCTAGGAAGCCTGCCCTGGGACTCAGGTCACCTCCAGGGCTGAGCAGGGCCGGCCAAGCCCTCTTCCAGAACTCCGGTTCTGTCCATTTGATGGCGTGACGTGACATTTTCCATGCTGGTCAGCTTGGACAGGTGATGGGAACAGGTCACCTGTGTATAGGAGTCCAGGTGCTTGGTGGCAGGCCTCCCCACGCTGACCCCCGTCTCTGGCGGGGAATGGAGGACAGGCCAGGAGGAGTGTGTGTTCCCTGTCATTCTCTGGGCGCCTGTCCCCACCAATTCGGGGCTGCGACTTGGGGCACCGGGCTCTCCCGACAAGAGACATTCCCCCCGCCCCGGTCTCCAGTTCTGCAGGAGATGCTATTTATTCAGGGAGGGGTTCGGCTTAGGGGAGGGCCAGAAGAGAGGAAAACTACCTGACGTTGAAGCCAAAAGCTGGAGTGGCAGCCGCTCCTCGGAGCAGGAGAGTGGGGCAACCCttccctccccgcccccacccgCCTTGACGCTGCATGGCCGCCCTCTCACTGCAGCTTCTGCCCTGTCCATTGGAATAAACAGTGTTTCTACAGAGCGTGGTGCTGCTTTTCTCTCCAGCTGCTGGGGTCCCCTCAAAAAGCTTGTGCTGCCCAGTGCCCACAGCCATGTAGGCTCTCTCTGCCTCGGGGTCTGTCAGTCACCTCAGGTGCCAGTGCTATTCCAGAGCCAGGAATCCTCCATGAAAAGGCATTGTAGCTCTCCCGTCCTCCCTGATCACCAGGATCTGCCCCGCCCCTGCTCAGGCCTCTTGCACCCTCTGCCCCCACTGTTAGACGTTCTTTGCCACATCAGCCCTGGGGAGGGCCTCAGCATTGTGGGCACTGAGCCCCATCCCAGCCTCCTCCCCCCACTTTTTTATTCACTGCAGTTGGCCTCTGGGGGCTTCCATACAAGGGCTTCATCCCAGCTTTGTTAGAGAAGCCTGGGAAAGTGAGCCGGTCCTCCCGATCCCTGTCTCCCCCCCCCACAGCCTCGGCCGTTGAACTGGTTCTAGTCCCTTCCACACTGTGCGCCACTCCTGTCTGGGCCCATCCATGCTGAATGGCCTCCTGCCGGGCCTTATCAGCCCTCTCGGAGTCAGCCAATTGATGGCACACAGCAGAGGGAGAGGGGAGTGGCTGTGAGTGCTGTAgcctcccccccccaccaaaaagCTCTAGACAGACTGTCCCCCACCCTGCCCCTTTATCTCCCTTGGCTAGAGCAGACATAGGGCTCAGGCTGTCCCTTTCGCTCTGCCATTCCTGTGCTTGCTCCTCCAGCCCaaggtgagggaaaggaggcCTTGGCCCCTGGGGGTGGGACTCCACCCCAAGTGTTTTTATTGAGGCGTTCATCTTGATTCCCCTCACACCCGTCCCTCTCCACAGTTCCTCCAGTAACTGACAGCCCCTGGATGGCCACCAGAAAACCCTGCCTGCACCTCCGGGGCTGCTGCCTTCCAGGCACCCGGTCACTGGTGCCAGGGGAGGAGCGCGGGAGAGTGCCAGGTGCTGGCTGCCCCTCAGCTGAGGCTCGGCCCCTTTGAGAGTGCAGCTTTCTTCCCGTGCCCTTTCCTTCCTCGAcgccccttcctcctccccttctttggCCGGCCCATGGCCTTGACTTCTGTCTCTCTGGGAGTTTCTGCCGGCTCCTTTGCTTTGGGCTCATCCTGGAGGATGTCATTAAAGGCGTCGTCCTGGCTGCCCCAGTCCAGGGCCGTGCCCTCCTTGGTGGTGGGCACAGAGCTCTTTCCCTCCTCTCGCTCTCTGCCCAGCTGGGGCTCCGAGCCAGGGAGGGGTGTCAGCAAAAGGccctttttctttgtccttttctcctttttcttccctttgtggATGCCCTTGCCATCCTGAGCTGCCGGCTGTGCCGGGGGGAGCCAGACCCTCCGGCTTCGGGTGGGAAGCACCAGGCCTGCAGTAGTGCTGCCTGGCGGTGGCAGAGGGGTAGCGTGGGACAGGCCACTGATGGCTCCCCCAAATTCATAGAGCACAGGGTCATGCAGCACCGCCCGGGGCATGGGGCCATAGCTTTTGCACCtgcagagggaagggaagggtgcCCGCGTACAGGAGGGGCGAGGAGGGCCAGTGCCCCCCACCCCTGTGCCCGTCCACACTCACCAGCCATACCAGTAGCGCTCCACACACTGCTCCTCATAGGTGAGCTCAAAGCAGGGCACCTGGATGACGTTGAAGAAGGCCTGGCCCACGGCTCGGGAGGCCTCGTCGTTCACCTGCCGCAGGCACTTCTTCAGCCTGCCGGACACCAGCTCTCAGGCCTGCCCCAGCCTCGCCCCCACCCTCGCTCCCAAGGCCCTGACCGAAGCTGCCCGGCAGCCCCTCCCTTTCCTAGGGATACAGAAGCGTCCAGAGGGGCAGAGCCTGAAGCAGGGAGCCCGCTCAGGAGCACCTGGGGCACTTGGCTCCTCCTTGTGGCTCGAGGGTGGGAGGCCCCCGAACCGGGACCACTGCTCACCTGGCGTCACAGTCGCAGTGGCTGATGGTGTGCCAGCGGAAGTTGTGGTGGCCGTAGCCAATGGTGAAGGGGTGGATGACCTCCTGGCACTGGTCGTGCTCTCGACAGCATCTGTCTGTCTCCTCCAGCTCCCCTGGGTGGGGGGCCAGGGAGCTTAGTGCACCCAGATCCCTCGCCTCGTCGCCCCGAGCCCGCGCCTTCTAGTACCTTGTACCCTGAAGGGCGATGCCTGGCCCGGCGCCACCCTCGTCGCTCCAGCTGCTGGCCCcgtccccttcctctccccaagCTCTGCCCCAGCCTCTGAAGCTGTGACCTATGACCTTCTGCCCATGACACCCCCTTGCTCAGTGCCGGCCCTGCCCCCCTTACCTAGCTGCTCGTAGCTCTCGGCGTTGTTTCCTGCCCCGCACCACAGCGTGCCCGGGTAAGTGAAGCCCCTCTTGGCCCGGTGGGGGGCGGTCCCTAGGCTTCCTGATCCAGCCAGGCCCCCGGCCATGGtgagcaggagcagcagcagcggccGCGGCCCCAGCCAGCAGCCCCAGAGACCCATGGCCTGGTCTGCTCTGAGTCTCCTGAGCAAGTCTCTCCTCCCAGCGCCTTATACAGCCACCCAAGGCCGCAGGGTGGCCTGATCTGCCCGGGGAGGGGCTAAGGCCCCTGGCCTagccctcctccctcttcccccttcctcacACAACCCCTTTTCTTTCAGTCCCTTTGCAGCCCCCACCTCCTACCTCTTGCCCCTtcctcccctcaccccttcccctttgtctgcctttcccctcccctttgcctccttttgtttctccccttccccacctccttcctttcccccttttccctgtCCCTCCTCTCGCTTGTCTTTCTCCCAGACTCCCCCGGATCTGCGGACCCCAggctcccttccccccatcccgcTGGGCCCCGGAGACCATGGCCCTCCCCTTCGCGCCGGGCAAAGGGGGCCAGGTTTGGGTGATGGTCCCTGGGGAGGAGGCAGCTTGGACCGGTACATGGGCTGAATCTCGGCTTTCGGGCCCAGCTCTGGGCCGAGCCCTCTCCCGTGGGCAGCTGGAGCGGCCCGAGGCCCCGACAGGTGGGCTGCCCTCCACTGCGagaaagcccccccccccccatttagaGCCCAAAGCCACTGGGCATAGGACAGGTTCCTCTTTCTGGCCGAGACCCCTCCCAATCTTAGCCCATAGGGAAGAACAGAAGGGGTTAAATCCCACTACCCTAAGCTGGGCCACCAGCCTGCCAGTTACCTCTGACCCCCTCCTCCTTCACGGAGCCAGAAGGGGGTGGGTCCAGCTGGTTGCTATGGCAGCCTGCATGGGGTGATGTTGCCCTGCCAGCCTTCTCCAAACAGCCCATTGATCCTGTGGGATGCTGCTTCTTTCCAGGCCCCCTCCTCCCCCTGGGAGGACCTTTTTCCCCTCTTGCCTGTGGGGAGAGCTCGTTCACACCCCCCACGGGGGGAATTAGCATAGGAGGCCTGGCTGGGGCCTAGTTAGCTGAAGTAGTTCTAAAGAGCCTAAGGGCCGGGGAGACAGAAAAGGCCCCCTTCCCACCACTCAATGGACATCTCAAGACCCCCCCCAAATAATCACTCCCCTCTGCTCCTGGGACAGCAGCCCCACACCCTCCCCAGATTGATCTGAGGGGCCCCTCCGTTTCCAAGGCTGGGATAAAGCTCCAGCATCACCACAGAGCTGCCCCCGCCCTCCTCTTTCCTGGCTCATTGGTGGGCACAAAGCTGAAGGCTGGGCACAAAGCTGGCGGCAGCTCTGCTGTTTCTGGATGGGAGGCCTGCCTCAGGGTGGGCTGTCCGGGGGTCCCGGGGCCCTGCTCTGCATTCATGTAACAGCATGTGACCCTTCCCTCAACTTTTCCAGCCCCTTCACAGGCTGCAATGTCATCAGTGGGTTGGGGTGCCTTGGTCCCCACAACTCCCTGCTATCCTGGAACAAGGGTGCTGGAGCATGGGAGGGGGGAGTAAAAAGAGAGATCTTGACTCTAGACCAGGCCTGGTGGGTGGAGAGATTCCCACACCCATGCGCCCCAGAACTGACAGCCCTGAGGTTGAGCCAACGaacgtttattaagcacctgcagTATATAAAGTGCCACTTTAGGCACCTGGGATCCCACAATGTAGACCCCACTCAAGGATTTAAGAGCAGAAAGACAAAATCTGCAGGTGGACATAATACAAAAGGCAGTGAAGctggaaggggagggaagggaaagtcacttaaacctgggGGGTGGTAGAGACTGGGATGGGGAGggggcttcatggaggaggtggaACTAGAAACGGGCCTTGGAGGGGCCTCAACAGACTGGGGGAGAactgagggaagaaagaaaatggcagaagGAACAAGAGCCTAGTTGGGCAAATCATAGGAAACAGATTGTGGAGGGCCTCAGAGAAGTCAGGGGGCTGAAACTTTATGGAGAAGGGATGGCCTGGAGCAGCAGTGAGTGGGTGTGTGTATTGGGAGGGATGGGAGGGGGCAGATTGGCTAGAGTAAAGAACATCccagaagagaaaacaaagatgaaGGATCGAGGTTCTGCACCTGTGAGGGTTTGATAGGATCATAGAGATGATAGGTCATTCACAGAGACTGAGCCGCGGCCCAGAGAGGTTCATCACTTGTCCAGAGTTGCACAGGAAAGGGGGAGCACTAGAACGAGAGAGGAGCCTTTGTCCTACAGGCCGGTGGAAGCTCCATGTAAGGAGGAAGAATGGGCCTGGGAGGCAAGAGCACCTGCCCTCCAGATGAAATCCTGCTACTCCCTGTGCCGCAGGCCAAGGAGGCCCGTGCCAGGCCCCAAAGAGAGCCGCCATATTGGAGACAGCAGGTGCCCTGAAGGAACAGGTGTGACCGAACTTACTGCACAACAAACTATAAATGTGCAAAATTAAGAAACTAGGTTAGATCTGTATGAACCAAGGTAGAGCAGAGCAGAGAGCCGTAGAACCATATgtacaataaaatcaaaacatcCAGAGACCTCAGAGCAACACAGTGGCCAACCTTGACTCTGACTCTTGGGGACTGGCAACAAAATAACAGCTTCCTCTCTGGGCAGAAGGGGGTGGACCACAGGTGCGGAAGGGTGTCTAACTATATTTCACCAACCTCCATCTTTAAAGCAGAACATTCTGGCCAACTGGGCCCTCCTTTGTCTCCTGCATTATGTGAGTGAGTGGAAGTAGAACTGAGGATGTAGggtgtggggaggagggagggaccACGGAAGGCATCAAGACTAGGGGGATGGGACCGGGGCTCAGGAGAACCAGCTTCCTTTGCCGCTGATTGAatattgggcaagtcagttcTTCCTCCATAGGGGCCAGAGTGGCTTCCAGGGTCCCTTCTGGCTCGGAGATTCTGAAGTCAGATGTGACAAGAGGCGCGAGATGTGATGGAGGGAGCCAAGTTCTCCAAGAGCAACCGACCTCTGCCTTTGAGGAAAGGGTGATGGGTAAGGCACGTGGCAAAGCAATCAAGAAAGCAACGGACCAGGAGCCGGCCACCATAACCAGGGACCTGGAAGCGAGGACTAGGGATAGAACCTTGTTTGTCTGGGAGAGAAAGGGTCACAGATTTGGGCCGCTTGGGACCGGACCCCATGGCCCTTTCTCCAAGGTATCTCCCACCGAGTGCACCTGGTGGGACTTTCCCTGAAGTTTGGGGCTTCACCTGTTATTCCTTAGAGCATAATTTTTGAAAAGCAGGAAGAGAACAAAGTTTAACCCAAAGGAAATGCTCCCCCATGGTGGAATAATGGACGCGAGAAGAGATTCTCAGGGATCGACTTCCGGCACCCTCGCAATACCCTTATGGACGGCTGCCTGTTTTACCTTGGGGGATGCTGGCAAGAGATCCCGAGCAGCTGCTCCCCCTCCGTCACCCCACACTCCACCCCATCAGCACCAAGTGTGCTTCCCAGAATGTCCCGGGACCTTCACAACCAAGGTCAGGGCACGAACGGCAGGCGTGACTCCGGAGCGTCTGCCCGGTGACCTCAGACAACTCTTTCCTATCCCAATAAAGGGGCAAGCTTGTCCCTAAGATCCCCTAGAACTAAAATGCCACTGTCTCAGGATTCCATGATTCATCCCTTCCCTCAGAGACTCCCTACAAGCGAGACTATTGTATAAGGCACAGTGTGATGGGGCAAGGGAGCAGCAGGGGGTGCCCATGCCCACTGGTGCCCAACAGGCAGAGCAAAGTTCTGGGGATCCTTCAGTCCTTTTTCTGTCCCACCGTGCCGGTCACCTCCCCAGAGTCCCCATGGAGCACCCTAGAGAGATCAGGCTTTGGTGTGTGCCGGGGGGGAAGAAGGGCACCCAGGCTGGCAGGGCTCCTGCTTCCTTGATGAGAGAGCTCTTTGGTCTGGAAAAACAGTTCAGTGCAAATGCTTGTGGACTCGACACCAGGAGAGTGGCCACGGGCACCCGCGGGCAGTGCCAGGATCCGGGGCCACACGCTCATTGACAGCACTTGGCTCTTTTCTTACTGGTCGTCAGGTAGAGGTTGCTGTCATTGCTGTTGATCCctaagggaggagatgggaacgAGGCCTAATAAGGCACATGTAGAAGGGCTCTCCCGGGAGCCCCCTCCCTCCTCACCCTGGGCATTTCTCAGAGTTTGAACCTGTAACTTATTAGATGTTAGTTTTTAGGTATGTgatatgatttcattttgtttttatcacaCCATGTATTATTCTAGTGCTGAAGTCTTTTAATCAATAAAGGGCACAGCAGGGCTGTCTGGGGCACTTACGAATGATGTCTCCTATACGCCGGGCATCCGTCTTCTCGAGTTCAGCCAGCACGTTGGCTTCGAAAGTTAGCGCTGCCACACGGAAGAAGAACTCGCGCACGTTCTCGCCTGGCAAGGGGAGCAGGTGCTCAGAGCGGGCACCGGAGTGCCAGGGAGGGGCGGGCGGGTCACAGTAAGGATCCAGGGGACGGGGGCAGGTGACAATTGGACTTCAGGCATTAAGGTGCCCACGGGGCGAGAAGTATAGGTGGCTTTATGGAGCGTGGGACAGATAAATGGGACAGTGGAGGGGGACATCAGAGGTACCAAGGACGGGCATTGGAAGGAACCCAACAGGGCAGACACAGAATGGAAAGGCGGGCAATGAGGCAGATGGGTGCTGCAGGGGAAAGGACTGGGGATTCCTCAAGGCCCAAGAGGTAGACCAGAGACTCCTGGCAGACATGGCTGCCAGCCGAGAGCGCCCCACAAGAGGCTGTGCCCACAGCTCACCTGTGAGAGATGAGACCGCCCAATACTCAGCCTTCATCTCCTGGGCCATCTTGACAGCATCCTTCTCCATTAGCACATACTGAGCTGGAGTCTGGCAAGAGAAGATTGTTAATGGACTTGGGACCCGGATCCCTGCTCCTCCTGAATCCCAGCCCCTCCATCACACTCACGCTCAAGTCCTTCTTGGAGCCCACGAGGAACAGCAGCACGTTGGAGGGGTCGTTCTCCTTCAGAGCATCGGCCAGCCACTGTCTGCCGGGAGGAAAAGGCGAGGCTTCCCTACCCATCccacctctctcctcctcccacacCTCTCCAACCTCGTTCCTGAGGTCATTCGTTGCCTACTCTGACCACCTTCCTCATGACCAAGAGCCCCTCCCTCTTCACCCTTCTCCCCCAGTATCGTACTTGGTGTGCTCCAAGGAAGCCACGTCGTTCAGGTTGAACACAATGATGATAGCTGAAGGAAGGAGACATGGAGATGCAGTCAAACAATTAGGAACGACTCTTCCTCCCCAGGGTCCCCCCATCCGGCCCCCTGAGTCCACCCCTCCCCTGCCAGTACCCTTGAGCACGGGCTCCCCTCACCTTGGGCTCCGCGGTAGTAAGTAGACGCGATGCATTTGAACCTCTCCTGCCCGGCAGTGTCCCAGCTGAGAGAGAGGACGCTGCATGGGTATGGGGCCCTGAGGAGCTAGAGGGGCTTGGGGCACGGGACACTCAAGGACGAAGGAAGGGGGGTTGGGACATCAGGGGCAAAGGGGGATTTATATGGGGCCTTAGGGCAGAGAGAGGTACAGGAGCCAGGACTCAGAAACAGGAAGACAGGGGAAACGGAGGCGGGTCCGGAGCATCGGACACAGAAAGGTGAGTAAATTACAATGGAAGCGGAGGAGGACGGGACACGTAGACATTCGAAGTGTTGAAAGAAGAGGCTATGGGCAGGTGAGCCCCCAGCATGGAGGCAGAAGGAGATAGA
The Sminthopsis crassicaudata isolate SCR6 chromosome 4, ASM4859323v1, whole genome shotgun sequence genome window above contains:
- the RAB34 gene encoding ras-related protein Rab-34 isoform X2; the encoded protein is MNILAPVRRDRVLAELPQCMRKEAALHSNRTFHPRVSNACQEQRTGTVGFKISKVIVVGDLSVGKTCLINRFCKDTFDKNYKATIGVDFEMERFEVLGVPFSLQLWDTAGQERFKCIASTYYRGAQAIIIVFNLNDVASLEHTKQWLADALKENDPSNVLLFLVGSKKDLSTPAQYVLMEKDAVKMAQEMKAEYWAVSSLTGENVREFFFRVAALTFEANVLAELEKTDARRIGDIIRINSNDSNLYLTTSKKRAKCCQ
- the PROCA1 gene encoding protein PROCA1, with amino-acid sequence MGLWGCWLGPRPLLLLLLTMAGGLAGSGSLGTAPHRAKRGFTYPGTLWCGAGNNAESYEQLGELEETDRCCREHDQCQEVIHPFTIGYGHHNFRWHTISHCDCDARLKKCLRQVNDEASRAVGQAFFNVIQVPCFELTYEEQCVERYWYGWCKSYGPMPRAVLHDPVLYEFGGAISGLSHATPLPPPGSTTAGLVLPTRSRRVWLPPAQPAAQDGKGIHKGKKKEKRTKKKGLLLTPLPGSEPQLGREREEGKSSVPTTKEGTALDWGSQDDAFNDILQDEPKAKEPAETPRETEVKAMGRPKKGRRKGRRGRKGHGKKAALSKGPSLS
- the RAB34 gene encoding ras-related protein Rab-34 isoform X1, translating into MNILAPVRRDRVLAELPQCMRKEAALHSNRTFHPRVSNACQEQRTGTVGRFKISKVIVVGDLSVGKTCLINRFCKDTFDKNYKATIGVDFEMERFEVLGVPFSLQLWDTAGQERFKCIASTYYRGAQAIIIVFNLNDVASLEHTKQWLADALKENDPSNVLLFLVGSKKDLSTPAQYVLMEKDAVKMAQEMKAEYWAVSSLTGENVREFFFRVAALTFEANVLAELEKTDARRIGDIIRINSNDSNLYLTTSKKRAKCCQ